The sequence GCCCGCAGGGCCAGTGTAAGGCACGACGCCAGTGACAGCGCGATCAACAATAAAGGTACGCGGCTGAGCGGCAACCGGAATAGAAGGTAATTCCTCCCACAGACGTTGTTCCAAGTCATGGAGGGAGCGGGAATTCTTCACGCTTGAGTTCGGCGCGGAATACTCATGCATCGGATCTACAGCACCGAGAAATACGTCGATGCCCGGCAGGCCCGTCGTGGGATCGGCATCTAATTGCTCGCGGGTAACTCGATCACCAGAGCGATCCTCGATCGAGATGCCTGAAGCCTCACACACAGCGCGCAGCTCCTCAACCATGGCCGCATAGCGCGGGTTAGGAGCGAGATACCCCACCCCGATGGTGGTTCCGGCCAGCCCTCCGGCAATGCTTGGCTCCACCGGCACCATGGTGAGCGAGGCCATCTGCGCCGCCACCGGATCATCGTGGCGCACGGTTCGCACCGTCACCGGCGGAACCTCCACCCCAGACTGTCGGCTCGCAGCTTCCGCCAGCCGCGGAGCATCAACACACGCGGCAAAGGCCTGGCGAGCCCACGGCTCTGCCAGGACACCGTAGTCAGAAAAGGTCAAGGTGTCGGTCAATGTTCCAACCATCGGCGTCACATCGAAAGGATTCCCCTCCGCGTTGCGATCCAGCCATGCGGGATCCTTAAGATGAGATTCGGCAACACGGAGCTCCCCAGACTCGCGGAGAGCGGCGGCATCGGCCGTATCCGGCCAGACAACGACCGTGTCGAGTTCGGGTTTATCACCGTAATACGACTCGTTGGCCTTGAGCACGATGGCCCCCGACTCCTCAACCTTGTCAATGACATAGGGACCAAAGGATACTTGCAGTTCAGGGTCAAAATGACCAGGCTCAGTGGAAAAGCCTTCCCGCCACGTGTTGGCCACGTCCACCAACACGCTGGGGTCTTGAGAGTGCAAGGCTGCGTTGAGCTCTTCCATGCTCATATCGACTCGGCGCGCGATGGTGTGTGCCGGGAGGACAGTGCCGGATCCGAAGAGATAACGCCACCGCGATCCGGAGTCAGGCTGGAACCAGACCGTGAACTTCTTCGAGCCTGGTGCGCACTCGAGCGCCGCAATATCGTTCATCAGCGGCAGATGCGAGCCAAATGTCTCGCTCAGCACGCCCGCGGTGAAAGACAGAAGGTAGTCATCACAGGTCACGGGGACACCGTCGGAGAAACGCGCCTGCTCGGTCAACGTGAAATCAACATGCGCTCCGGGGTGCTCGGCATCTGCTGGAAAATATTGGGCATCGGCAAGATCAGAATTAGGGATGATCTGACCCGCCGGTCCGGGGACGTACATCGAGGGATAGATGCGGCTCGACAGCTGGGCCGCACCGACCGCTTCACCCCAGTGCGTAGCGGCGTTGGTGCTGGCAAGGCGGGCATCGGTGAGGAGGCCGAAGTCGGGGGTTGGGGGGACGTCGTCAAGCGCTGCTTCCTGGGTATCCCCGCAGGCGGAGGCGGTCACCGCGATCGCGAGCAGTGCCGCCCCTAGTGAGCGTCGCACGGCTTAGCGTCCTGGACGCCAAGAGGCGCTGCCGGTATCCTCACTGCGCGGCTGAGACGGTGCCGCCGGAGACGTCACGGTGCGCACGGCCTTATCAGACGTGTGAGCACCGTTGGCAATTGCCGGACCAGCTGCGCGGTAATCCGCAACAGCGGCATTGTGCTTCTTCACGCTCTTACGCTGGTTGGCCAAGGTCACCAACAGCGTGGTGGCGAAGAAGATAGAGGAGAAAATGCCCTCGATGACGCCGATGAACTGGATCAGGGCCAAGTCGCGCAAGGTACCGATACCCATCAGCCAGATGGCGACGACGAACAGCGCAATAATCGGCAGCGCAGAAATCACCGAGGTGGAAATCGAACGCATCACAGTTTGGTTGATGGCCAAGTTGGTGAGCTCCGCGTACGTCTTCGATCGCTGACCCTCCAGCCCGGAGGTATTTTCATCAACCTTGTCAAAAACGATGACCGAGTCGTAGAGGGAGAAGGTCAGCACGGTCAACAGACCGATGATAACTGCCGGAGAGACCTCAAAGCCGAAGAGGGCATAGATGCCGGCGATGAAGACGCCGTCGAAGATGAGGGCCAGGATGGCGGCAAAAGCCATGTCGCGCTGCAGGCGCACGGCCACGTAGATAGTCGCGACTGCCAAGAAGATCGCCATGGCGATAATCATGCGCTTAGTGATGGACGAGCCCCACGATTCCGACACGGTAGAGGAACCGATAGCGTCAGGGCTTGGCTTACCGTTCTCATCCTCGACCTGGAATTTCTCGAAGATTGCCAAGCGGGCTTGGTCGACCTGTTCGTGGGAAAGCCTCTCAGAAGTCACTTCCAGAGTCTCTGAGGAGCCGGCGCCAACGATTTGCACAAGCTCCGGTTCAACGCCGGTAGCTTCGGTGAACGTCTCCTCCACCTGTTCAGTGGTGAGGTCACCCGCCGGCATCGACAGCTTAGTGCCGCCCTCGAAATCAAGGGACAGAGTAAAGCCACGGAGTGCAATCGCCAGAATCGAGGCAACGAGGAGTACACCGGCAATGGTGTACCAGGTCTTGGAACGACCAACGAAATCGAATCCGCCCTCATCCTCATAGAGGCGGTCCATGCGGGAAATCTTGCGGGTGGTGGTATCGACAGCCATGGTTTACTTCTCCTCGTCCGTAGCGGCCGCAATGGGCTTGGCGACGCCCCTCGGGGCATCACCAGTAGCGGGCTTCTCCGTGTCCGCCTTCTTGGCGTAATAACCGCGCTCGCGGCGCTCTTCCACCAGGTTGTAGATACCGCCAAGACCATTCATGGAAG is a genomic window of Corynebacterium singulare containing:
- the secF gene encoding protein translocase subunit SecF — protein: MAVDTTTRKISRMDRLYEDEGGFDFVGRSKTWYTIAGVLLVASILAIALRGFTLSLDFEGGTKLSMPAGDLTTEQVEETFTEATGVEPELVQIVGAGSSETLEVTSERLSHEQVDQARLAIFEKFQVEDENGKPSPDAIGSSTVSESWGSSITKRMIIAMAIFLAVATIYVAVRLQRDMAFAAILALIFDGVFIAGIYALFGFEVSPAVIIGLLTVLTFSLYDSVIVFDKVDENTSGLEGQRSKTYAELTNLAINQTVMRSISTSVISALPIIALFVVAIWLMGIGTLRDLALIQFIGVIEGIFSSIFFATTLLVTLANQRKSVKKHNAAVADYRAAGPAIANGAHTSDKAVRTVTSPAAPSQPRSEDTGSASWRPGR
- a CDS encoding ABC transporter substrate-binding protein; the protein is MRRSLGAALLAIAVTASACGDTQEAALDDVPPTPDFGLLTDARLASTNAATHWGEAVGAAQLSSRIYPSMYVPGPAGQIIPNSDLADAQYFPADAEHPGAHVDFTLTEQARFSDGVPVTCDDYLLSFTAGVLSETFGSHLPLMNDIAALECAPGSKKFTVWFQPDSGSRWRYLFGSGTVLPAHTIARRVDMSMEELNAALHSQDPSVLVDVANTWREGFSTEPGHFDPELQVSFGPYVIDKVEESGAIVLKANESYYGDKPELDTVVVWPDTADAAALRESGELRVAESHLKDPAWLDRNAEGNPFDVTPMVGTLTDTLTFSDYGVLAEPWARQAFAACVDAPRLAEAASRQSGVEVPPVTVRTVRHDDPVAAQMASLTMVPVEPSIAGGLAGTTIGVGYLAPNPRYAAMVEELRAVCEASGISIEDRSGDRVTREQLDADPTTGLPGIDVFLGAVDPMHEYSAPNSSVKNSRSLHDLEQRLWEELPSIPVAAQPRTFIVDRAVTGVVPYTGPAGIGWNLDRWADTKDEETEAKEES